The stretch of DNA TTGCAACGCGACAAAGTGACCGGTGCACACAACACGCCTCGGGCATGTTTGAGCATGAAATTCACCTTCTCGGCCGTTATTTTCTCGGCGGCGATAATCAGGTCGCCCTCGTTTTCGCGGTCTTCATCATCTACAACAATCACAAACTTTCCGTCTCTGAAGTCGGCTATCGCTTCTTCAACGCTGTTGAGTGTCAGTTCTGCCATATCATTATCTTTTATTGGTTTCTATATATAATAAGGTGTAACGTATCGTTCGCCCTTTTATCTCGCTCCCGGCTCCATCGAATGGATGGTGCGAACGATGGTTTCGCTGGTCTGGGTGATGACCTTCAGGTCGTGCAACAGACGCAAGCGGAAACGCCACATCCGCAGATACAAGAACAGACCCACGGGGAAAAGCACGGCCGCAACGACGTTCATCCACTGCCGATCGAAAGGTCGGGTGTGCGCTTTCACCGAGAGGATGGGATATTTGTTGAGTTCGGCCAGGATGATTTTGTTGCGTGTGTTCCCCAAATCGTCTATGATGAGCTCCAGTTGTTCGCTCATTTCCTCCACATCGTGGTCGGGATGATATTTGAAAAACACTTGAACAACGCCAGGAGCCTGTTTCAGGTGGTGCGATTGGGCATAGGTTTGCACGCGGTGGTTGAGTTCCACCAGTTGTTCGGCATCGCGTTGGTAGTCGGGATCATTGATGATCACTTCTTTACCGGCCACCTGTCGTTTGATGCGAAGGCCCAAAAGCCTCATCGCCATATGACGATAGGCGTCGAGATTGAACACGACCGAGTCTTTATTGGCTTTGTAAGTAACAAAGACAGCGATAGGGGTGAGGATAGCCGGGGCCAGACTTCGCCCAAACCAAACGGCCCAAATGCCACGCCGGGACATTTGATAGCCGGAGTTGTCGAGGATGTAATAGACGATGAACACCAGCACCGAGACGATAACAGGTATGCCTAAGCCTCCCTTTCGGATGATGGCCCCGAGCGGTGCACCGATAAAAAAGAAGATGAGACACGAGAGAGCAACGGTGAACTTATTGATCGCCTCGATTTCATGCTGCCGAATCATGCGGTTAGCATCCTCGGTTATCATCGTCTTAAACTCCATATCCGACAAGATCGACTGCACTTGTGCCCTCGCACTACCCACCGTTTCCTTCTTTTGCTCGGTGTTCATTCGGTTGAAAAGAGTGTCTATCGGCAGCAATTTCCTGGCTACAGTCTTCACAGCCGCTAAGGAATCCATCCGGTTGAGATGAGCCGTGTGATAATAAGAGGCTTGGGTTTCGCGATAGAAAGCTTGTCC from Prevotella sp. oral taxon 475 encodes:
- a CDS encoding LptF/LptG family permease — its product is MLRIKKLDIFITKQFGLLFFGTFFICQFVLMMQFLWRYIDDLIGKGLSMEILAQFFWYMGLMMVPQALPLAILLSSLITFGNLGESSELTAIKAAGISLMRSFRSLIFISIAISFASFIFQNEIGPRSTIKIAQLLISMKQKSPELEIPEGVFYDGIPNSNIYVQKKDLETGKFYGIMIYRMSNSYEDSEIILADSGMLQSTAEKKHLLLTLWAGEWFSNQSQEVGSNAAAPYRRESFLEKKMLIDFNADFSMTDAGLLSGDAKGKGLVKIYHDLDSLRRSTDSIGQAFYRETQASYYHTAHLNRMDSLAAVKTVARKLLPIDTLFNRMNTEQKKETVGSARAQVQSILSDMEFKTMITEDANRMIRQHEIEAINKFTVALSCLIFFFIGAPLGAIIRKGGLGIPVIVSVLVFIVYYILDNSGYQMSRRGIWAVWFGRSLAPAILTPIAVFVTYKANKDSVVFNLDAYRHMAMRLLGLRIKRQVAGKEVIINDPDYQRDAEQLVELNHRVQTYAQSHHLKQAPGVVQVFFKYHPDHDVEEMSEQLELIIDDLGNTRNKIILAELNKYPILSVKAHTRPFDRQWMNVVAAVLFPVGLFLYLRMWRFRLRLLHDLKVITQTSETIVRTIHSMEPGAR